The following are encoded in a window of Arthrobacter sp. OAP107 genomic DNA:
- a CDS encoding amidohydrolase family protein, with protein sequence MTNTGSRSIDLPLVDHHCHGVAEAELTEDEFRSLATESDWPAPAGTDSLDSPFGLAVRRFCAPVLGLEPLAPLDEYLARRRSIGAAEANRLLLRSTGTSDYLLDTGIRDDRLPGPDAMAVRAGARVREIVRIERVAEDLAGVSTAAGFVAKFPETLAARTRAAVGVKSIIAYRHGFDIPAERPSGREVLQAADEWFRTAEETGSFRITDPVLLRFGLWSGIDTGLPMQLHTGYGDSDVQLFRADPSRLSPLFHAARSLGVDFMLLHCYPFVREAGILAQVFPHVYLDVGLVSHYLGPSAGTSIRQALEIAPFSKILYSSDSYGLAEHYAVSAANWRASFAALMDDWIASRWATADDAERIAGMIASENAKRVYTLNP encoded by the coding sequence ATGACTAATACGGGCAGCCGCAGCATTGACCTGCCCCTGGTCGACCACCACTGCCACGGCGTTGCCGAGGCCGAACTGACCGAGGACGAGTTCCGGAGCCTGGCCACGGAGTCCGACTGGCCGGCACCGGCAGGAACGGACAGCCTCGACTCGCCCTTCGGCCTGGCGGTTCGGCGTTTCTGTGCACCGGTCCTCGGACTCGAGCCGCTTGCGCCCCTGGACGAATACCTGGCGCGCCGCAGGAGCATCGGCGCCGCCGAAGCGAACAGGCTGCTGCTTCGCAGTACCGGAACTTCCGACTACCTCCTTGACACGGGCATACGGGATGATCGGCTGCCTGGCCCCGACGCCATGGCGGTGCGTGCTGGCGCGCGGGTTCGCGAGATCGTCCGCATCGAGAGAGTAGCCGAGGACTTAGCGGGGGTGTCCACTGCGGCCGGCTTCGTGGCAAAGTTCCCGGAGACGCTGGCAGCCAGAACCCGGGCGGCTGTGGGAGTGAAATCCATCATCGCCTACCGTCACGGGTTCGACATCCCCGCGGAACGGCCATCCGGGCGTGAGGTCCTCCAGGCGGCTGATGAATGGTTCCGAACCGCCGAGGAAACCGGGTCGTTCAGGATCACTGACCCGGTCCTGCTGAGGTTCGGGCTCTGGTCCGGGATCGACACCGGCCTCCCCATGCAGCTTCACACGGGATACGGCGATTCGGACGTCCAGCTCTTCCGGGCCGATCCATCCCGGCTCAGTCCGCTGTTCCACGCCGCCAGGTCACTGGGCGTTGATTTCATGCTGCTCCACTGCTACCCCTTCGTCAGGGAGGCGGGCATCCTTGCCCAGGTTTTCCCGCACGTCTACCTCGATGTGGGCCTCGTCTCGCATTACCTGGGCCCGAGCGCCGGCACGTCAATCCGCCAGGCACTGGAGATCGCACCATTCAGCAAGATCCTCTACTCATCGGATTCGTACGGCCTTGCCGAGCATTACGCCGTCAGCGCGGCCAACTGGCGGGCTTCCTTCGCTGCCCTGATGGACGACTGGATCGCCTCGCGCTGGGCAACCGCCGATGACGCCGAAAGGATCGCCGGGATGATCGCCTCGGAGAACGCCAAACGCGTCTACACCCTGAATCCCTGA
- a CDS encoding dihydrofolate reductase family protein: protein MRVLAVNHLSLDGVLQGPGRPDEDTRDGFRHGGWAQDDNDPAMFAAMGERLGQGFSWLFGRRSYDDMLAYWNQAGGPFKDSLNATRKYVASANPDTQLKWPNSMLLGGDVPAQVAALRGQPGGNLVIMGSGQLIRSLLPLGLVDELFLMIHPLVLGSGRRLFGPDHDARRLRLVDSATTGTGVLMVTYRPA from the coding sequence ATGCGCGTTCTGGCAGTGAACCACCTCAGCCTCGACGGCGTCCTGCAGGGGCCGGGGCGCCCCGACGAAGACACCCGTGACGGCTTCCGGCACGGCGGATGGGCCCAGGATGACAATGACCCGGCCATGTTCGCCGCCATGGGTGAGCGGCTTGGCCAGGGTTTCTCATGGCTGTTCGGCCGACGCAGCTACGATGACATGCTCGCCTACTGGAACCAGGCCGGCGGCCCATTCAAGGACAGCCTCAACGCGACACGGAAATACGTCGCCTCCGCCAACCCCGACACCCAGCTGAAGTGGCCGAACTCCATGCTCCTGGGTGGGGACGTCCCCGCTCAAGTTGCTGCGCTGCGCGGTCAGCCCGGGGGCAACCTGGTGATCATGGGCAGCGGCCAGCTCATCCGGTCCCTGCTCCCGCTCGGCCTCGTCGACGAGCTGTTCCTGATGATTCACCCGCTGGTGCTCGGCTCGGGCCGCCGCTTGTTCGGACCGGACCACGACGCGCGCCGGCTCCGGCTGGTCGACTCCGCGACCACAGGGACGGGCGTGCTGATGGTGACATACCGGCCGGCGTAA
- a CDS encoding glutamine synthetase family protein yields MTSNPKADMDLQYVRALVISCLDNAGVARVKVLPGPKVEDAFSNGCGVSVSVGVLLAADDHVTRSSEIDPIVGDLRGIPDRSAVAVVDKTTGLAWAPADLVDMHGAPYPTCQRTALKRVASEWATAGLEVSVGLELEFTVFGGTQDAPVLAHEGPGYSAAAFLQLEAWSLDVLTALVEAGVPVEQIHPEYGRGQVEIALAPRNPVQAVDDYLLARFIVARVSRRHGLHVSYSPIADSTTATNGCHIHFSARNGDGNVFYDAAAGTGMSPGGESMIAGVLGKLAESASLLGGSALSVARLQPQQWAGSFICWGTGNREAAVRFVPGLKGYEDRQSNVEVKCCDGAANQYLAVAAILAAALEGFRGQLRLTAEVTVDPGTLSAAERERLDIRAFAPDMFTALDDLDGSNFLRSALGHELVNAYVAVRRGEAERFAQLDREAVIAALRWRY; encoded by the coding sequence GTGACTTCAAATCCAAAGGCGGATATGGATCTCCAGTATGTCAGGGCTCTCGTCATTTCCTGCCTGGACAACGCGGGGGTAGCAAGGGTCAAGGTTCTGCCGGGACCCAAGGTTGAGGATGCCTTCTCCAATGGCTGCGGCGTCTCAGTGAGCGTCGGAGTCCTGTTGGCCGCCGACGACCACGTCACCCGGTCGTCGGAGATCGATCCCATCGTTGGAGACCTCCGCGGCATACCTGACCGCTCGGCTGTTGCTGTCGTCGATAAGACCACCGGCCTCGCCTGGGCGCCCGCCGACCTGGTGGACATGCATGGTGCTCCTTATCCAACCTGCCAGCGCACGGCACTCAAACGGGTGGCATCCGAATGGGCCACGGCAGGGCTGGAGGTTTCCGTGGGCCTCGAGCTGGAGTTTACGGTGTTCGGCGGCACTCAGGACGCGCCTGTCCTGGCGCACGAAGGTCCGGGTTACAGTGCGGCCGCCTTCCTGCAGCTGGAAGCATGGAGCCTGGACGTGCTGACGGCGCTTGTGGAAGCCGGCGTTCCGGTGGAACAGATCCACCCCGAGTATGGCCGGGGCCAGGTGGAGATCGCCCTGGCCCCGCGGAACCCGGTCCAGGCCGTCGATGATTACCTCCTTGCGCGGTTCATCGTCGCCAGGGTCTCCCGCCGGCATGGACTGCACGTTTCGTACTCCCCGATAGCGGATTCCACAACTGCGACCAACGGATGCCACATCCATTTCTCCGCGAGGAACGGTGACGGAAACGTCTTCTATGACGCAGCAGCCGGCACCGGGATGAGCCCCGGGGGCGAGAGCATGATCGCGGGCGTCCTCGGCAAGCTGGCCGAAAGCGCATCATTGCTGGGCGGAAGCGCCCTGAGCGTGGCCCGGCTTCAGCCGCAACAGTGGGCGGGCAGCTTCATCTGCTGGGGCACGGGCAACCGCGAGGCCGCCGTGCGCTTCGTGCCGGGCCTCAAGGGCTACGAGGACAGGCAATCGAACGTGGAAGTGAAATGCTGCGATGGTGCCGCCAACCAGTACCTCGCCGTGGCAGCAATTCTTGCAGCTGCGCTCGAGGGCTTCAGGGGACAGCTGAGACTCACCGCCGAGGTCACCGTCGACCCCGGGACATTGAGCGCGGCGGAGAGGGAGCGCCTGGACATCCGGGCATTTGCCCCCGACATGTTCACGGCCCTGGACGATCTGGACGGCAGCAATTTCCTCCGCTCAGCATTGGGCCATGAATTGGTGAATGCTTATGTGGCGGTGCGGAGGGGCGAAGCCGAGCGGTTTGCACAGCTCGACCGTGAAGCAGTGATCGCCGCCCTGCGGTGGCGGTACTAG
- a CDS encoding glycogen debranching N-terminal domain-containing protein, with amino-acid sequence MAAGWNADTAAGPVGAGTVTLVEGSSFCISLANGDIHPEHPHGVFHEDTRILSRWNLSVNGLPLEALTAETKEPYRALFIGRVPRSDGYADSPLIVERLREVGAGIREEITIRNYSSKETECVVSLSVESDFADLFEVKEARVQRRWEESRQPEGDSLVIKAGWQDLVKSVIVNAAGAEVTADSLTFRTVVPPRGVWSSRVSVAPAANGGGVPPSSLIRPAAGELSPSDRRRQEWVAKIPKLHMGNRSIERTLRRSYDDLGALRIEDPAHPERIVVAAGAPWFMTLFGRDSLWASEMALPVDPSLALGTLKTLADRQGKVVDPMSEEEPGKILHEVRLGVSSGLALGGKSAYYGSVDATPQFVMALGSVSRWGFGRDTIAALLPHADRALDWVRIYGDKDGDGFVEYERLNDQGLINQGWKDSWDGINFADGTLAEPPIALCEVQALVYSAFLSRAWMAYDAGDTALAARLTDEAAELKRKFNEQFWLPDRGYYAVALDRDKRPVDACASNMGQCLWHGIVDEDKLPLVAERLMSPEMFSGWGVRTLGTDMGAYNPASYHNGSVWPHDNAVIAVGLLRYGFVEEAQRIATALLEAADYTDGRLPELFCGFSRDQVTEPVPYPTACSPQAWAATTPIMLVTSLMRYDAHVSRGGVWMDPVLPASYGDLHITNAPMGAGRITIDITGSEASVQGLPEGLTFHREHRPWLTELMAEAGLGK; translated from the coding sequence ATGGCTGCTGGCTGGAACGCTGATACGGCCGCCGGTCCGGTGGGGGCGGGCACGGTCACCCTGGTGGAAGGTTCGTCCTTCTGTATTTCCTTGGCGAACGGGGATATCCATCCGGAACATCCGCACGGGGTCTTCCATGAGGACACCCGCATTTTGTCCCGCTGGAACCTGTCAGTGAACGGCCTGCCCCTGGAGGCGCTGACGGCGGAGACCAAGGAGCCGTACCGGGCCCTGTTCATCGGCCGGGTTCCCCGCTCTGACGGGTACGCGGACAGTCCCCTGATCGTGGAGCGCCTGCGGGAGGTTGGTGCGGGCATCCGCGAGGAGATCACCATCCGGAACTATTCCTCGAAGGAGACCGAGTGCGTCGTTTCGCTCAGTGTTGAATCGGACTTCGCGGATCTCTTTGAAGTGAAGGAGGCCCGCGTCCAGCGGCGCTGGGAGGAATCCCGACAGCCAGAGGGCGACTCGCTGGTGATCAAGGCCGGCTGGCAGGACCTCGTTAAGAGCGTCATCGTCAACGCAGCCGGCGCCGAGGTCACCGCCGACTCGCTGACTTTCCGGACGGTGGTCCCGCCGCGCGGTGTGTGGAGCTCTCGGGTGAGCGTGGCGCCTGCCGCCAACGGCGGCGGGGTCCCGCCGTCGTCGTTGATCCGTCCGGCCGCCGGTGAGCTGTCCCCGAGCGACCGGCGCCGGCAGGAATGGGTCGCCAAGATTCCCAAGCTGCACATGGGCAACCGCTCCATCGAGCGCACCCTGCGGCGCAGCTACGACGACCTGGGCGCCCTCCGGATCGAGGATCCCGCCCACCCTGAGCGGATCGTGGTGGCCGCGGGTGCGCCGTGGTTCATGACGCTGTTCGGCCGGGACTCACTGTGGGCATCGGAAATGGCGCTTCCGGTGGACCCGTCCCTGGCGCTGGGCACCTTGAAGACGCTGGCCGACCGGCAGGGCAAAGTGGTGGACCCGATGAGCGAGGAGGAGCCCGGGAAGATCCTGCACGAAGTCAGGCTGGGCGTCTCCAGCGGGCTGGCGCTGGGCGGCAAGTCCGCCTACTACGGCAGCGTCGATGCCACCCCGCAGTTCGTCATGGCGCTCGGTTCGGTGAGCCGCTGGGGATTCGGCCGCGACACCATCGCCGCACTGCTGCCCCACGCCGACCGTGCGCTGGATTGGGTCCGGATATACGGCGACAAGGACGGCGATGGATTCGTTGAGTATGAGCGGCTCAACGACCAGGGCCTCATCAACCAGGGCTGGAAGGATTCGTGGGACGGCATCAACTTTGCCGACGGGACCCTGGCAGAGCCGCCGATCGCACTGTGCGAAGTGCAGGCGTTGGTGTACTCGGCGTTTTTGTCCCGGGCGTGGATGGCGTACGACGCCGGTGACACGGCTTTGGCGGCGCGGCTCACCGATGAGGCGGCGGAGCTGAAAAGGAAATTCAACGAGCAGTTCTGGCTGCCTGACCGCGGGTACTACGCTGTGGCACTCGACAGGGACAAGCGGCCCGTTGATGCGTGCGCTTCGAACATGGGGCAGTGCCTGTGGCACGGCATCGTGGATGAGGACAAGCTGCCGCTCGTAGCCGAGCGGCTGATGTCCCCCGAGATGTTCAGCGGCTGGGGCGTCCGGACGCTGGGCACCGACATGGGCGCCTACAACCCTGCCAGTTATCACAACGGCTCTGTCTGGCCGCACGACAACGCTGTCATTGCGGTGGGCCTGCTGCGCTACGGCTTCGTGGAGGAGGCGCAACGGATCGCCACGGCCCTGCTCGAGGCGGCAGATTACACCGACGGCCGGCTTCCGGAACTGTTCTGCGGCTTCAGCCGGGACCAGGTCACTGAACCTGTGCCGTATCCGACGGCGTGCTCCCCGCAGGCGTGGGCGGCCACCACACCGATCATGCTGGTGACCAGCCTGATGCGCTACGACGCCCACGTGTCCCGTGGCGGCGTGTGGATGGATCCGGTGCTGCCCGCATCCTATGGCGATCTGCACATCACCAACGCGCCCATGGGGGCCGGCCGGATCACCATCGACATCACGGGTTCCGAGGCGTCCGTGCAGGGACTGCCGGAGGGGCTGACCTTCCACCGCGAACACCGGCCGTGGCTGACGGAGCTGATGGCTGAGGCCGGGCTGGGTAAGTGA
- a CDS encoding TetR family transcriptional regulator, with protein MSGQKQNGYGTGREALLAATVHVVARKGLRGLTFRAVAEHAGVNNTLVVHHFGKRDALIEAALEWSVRQSIGLSHLEALPATEEEFCQSILSLIDDNPDIQIFQYEMILESRRRPELAAPVQHLYESYIAALSDGLQRIGFGGQEGAAQAAFAALDGLVLQLLAGANTKGVEAAIRYLWAALGGHVTIPAVNAS; from the coding sequence ATGAGCGGGCAGAAACAGAACGGCTACGGCACAGGGCGGGAGGCTTTGTTGGCCGCGACTGTGCATGTTGTGGCGCGCAAGGGACTGCGGGGCCTTACATTCCGTGCCGTTGCCGAGCACGCCGGCGTCAATAACACCCTGGTGGTCCATCACTTCGGCAAGCGGGATGCCCTCATCGAAGCCGCACTCGAATGGTCCGTGCGGCAGTCGATCGGGCTGTCACACCTGGAAGCGCTGCCTGCCACCGAGGAGGAGTTCTGCCAAAGCATCCTGTCGCTGATTGACGACAACCCCGACATCCAGATCTTCCAGTACGAGATGATCCTGGAATCGCGGCGGCGCCCCGAACTGGCGGCGCCGGTGCAGCACCTGTACGAAAGCTACATTGCAGCGCTCTCCGACGGCCTGCAACGGATCGGTTTCGGCGGCCAGGAAGGTGCTGCCCAGGCCGCCTTCGCGGCGTTGGACGGCCTGGTGCTGCAGCTCCTGGCCGGTGCGAACACCAAGGGCGTCGAGGCGGCCATCCGCTACCTTTGGGCGGCGTTGGGCGGCCACGTAACCATACCGGCGGTCAACGCCAGCTGA
- a CDS encoding 5'-3' exonuclease produces MVNRLMLLDTASLYFRAFYGLPDTIRRADGTPVNAVRGLLDMIARLTTDYGATHLVACWDDDWRPQWRVDLIPTYKAHRVAEVVAGAADVEVVPDGLSAQIPLIRHVLGLAGIAVVGVPEHEADDVVGTYASHAGLPVDVVTGDRDLFQLVDDDRRVRVIYTARGMRNLEVLTDAVVVEKYRVLPQQYADYATLRGDASDGLPGVAGIGEKTAAALLLEHGTLDGLLMAAADPGGGVSASVRSKLAAAAGYLKVAPAVVNVVRNLELPSLEEAGAELQTVTGEAREELDRLATEWNLGGSVRRLLQALDRLG; encoded by the coding sequence ATGGTCAACCGCCTGATGCTGCTCGACACCGCGTCCCTGTACTTCCGCGCCTTCTACGGCCTGCCCGACACCATCCGCCGCGCCGACGGCACCCCGGTGAACGCCGTCCGCGGCCTGCTCGACATGATCGCCCGGCTCACCACCGACTACGGCGCCACGCACCTGGTGGCCTGCTGGGATGATGACTGGCGGCCCCAGTGGCGGGTGGACCTCATTCCCACCTACAAGGCCCACCGGGTGGCGGAGGTGGTGGCCGGGGCGGCCGACGTGGAAGTGGTGCCGGACGGGCTGTCGGCACAGATCCCGCTGATCCGGCACGTGCTGGGCCTGGCCGGCATCGCCGTCGTGGGTGTCCCGGAGCATGAGGCCGACGACGTCGTGGGCACCTACGCCAGCCACGCCGGCCTTCCCGTCGATGTGGTGACGGGGGACCGGGACCTCTTCCAGCTGGTCGACGACGACCGCCGGGTGCGCGTGATCTACACCGCCCGCGGCATGCGGAACCTCGAAGTCCTCACCGACGCTGTCGTCGTCGAAAAGTACCGCGTGCTGCCGCAGCAGTATGCCGACTACGCCACCCTCCGCGGCGACGCCTCGGACGGGCTGCCCGGTGTGGCCGGCATCGGCGAGAAGACCGCGGCAGCACTGCTCCTGGAGCACGGCACCCTCGACGGGCTGCTCATGGCCGCGGCCGATCCCGGCGGCGGGGTGTCCGCGTCGGTGCGCTCCAAGCTTGCCGCCGCCGCGGGTTATCTCAAGGTGGCGCCCGCCGTAGTCAATGTGGTGCGCAATCTGGAGCTGCCGTCCCTGGAGGAAGCGGGCGCGGAACTGCAAACCGTCACCGGTGAGGCGAGGGAGGAACTCGACCGGCTCGCCACCGAGTGGAACCTCGGCGGCTCGGTCCGGCGGCTCCTGCAGGCGCTGGACCGCCTCGGCTAG
- a CDS encoding phage tail protein: MPYTVDFQNVSTVGLESSPVADALAGLRANEARYYKNKYDHVFTVEPAGDAPETLDWVNRILSDERNIAFSARPLEVTSFEVDGLRMAYVFYESGLSVNVMYGIEQGAKRAVGFKLSQGMEVPEELASSFKFARQKSKLAGEIRGSYFVIKGEY, from the coding sequence ATGCCATACACCGTAGACTTCCAGAACGTGTCCACCGTCGGCCTGGAGTCGTCCCCAGTGGCGGACGCCTTGGCGGGACTGCGTGCCAACGAGGCACGTTATTACAAGAACAAATACGACCACGTGTTCACCGTCGAGCCCGCCGGCGATGCGCCGGAAACGCTCGACTGGGTGAACCGCATCCTGTCCGACGAACGCAACATCGCGTTCTCAGCCCGGCCGCTCGAGGTGACTTCCTTCGAGGTGGACGGCCTTCGGATGGCGTATGTGTTCTACGAATCCGGGCTGTCCGTCAACGTCATGTACGGCATCGAGCAGGGTGCGAAGCGGGCAGTCGGTTTCAAGCTCTCACAGGGCATGGAAGTTCCCGAGGAACTCGCCTCCAGCTTCAAGTTCGCACGGCAGAAGTCGAAGCTGGCCGGCGAGATCCGCGGCTCCTACTTCGTGATCAAGGGCGAGTACTAA
- a CDS encoding cupin domain-containing protein, with translation MSTSTNAVEFTVHDALDPQRYEPFILGRVHWVRRPGDGGRPALSAGFWHVTTEEAPEPFDLLIEADETIHIIEGHMHIEVDGGGTFDLLPGSAASFNKGAQTRWTVVEDTTEFFVYS, from the coding sequence ATGTCCACGTCCACGAACGCCGTCGAATTCACCGTGCACGACGCCCTTGACCCGCAGAGGTACGAGCCCTTCATCCTGGGCCGGGTCCACTGGGTGCGACGCCCCGGAGACGGCGGCCGTCCTGCGCTGTCTGCCGGTTTCTGGCACGTCACCACTGAGGAGGCTCCCGAGCCGTTCGACCTGCTCATCGAGGCGGATGAGACCATCCACATCATCGAGGGCCACATGCACATTGAGGTCGACGGCGGCGGGACCTTCGACCTGCTGCCCGGCTCGGCCGCTTCCTTCAACAAAGGTGCACAGACCCGCTGGACTGTCGTGGAAGACACCACCGAATTCTTTGTCTACTCCTGA
- a CDS encoding HhH-GPD-type base excision DNA repair protein — translation MELHITGDDAADKLLSDDAFALLTGMLLDQQVTMESAFAGPEKIRTRIGSISPAAVAEHDPAGFVEVFKERPAVHRFPGSMAARVQALAEAVQSEWGGEATAIWTREEPDGKEVLRRLKALPGFGEQKAKIFLALLGKQCGLQAPGWREAAGHYGEEGSYLSVADIVDPESLTKVRASKQAAKAAAKAAKAPAAD, via the coding sequence ATGGAACTGCACATCACCGGCGACGATGCCGCCGACAAACTGCTCAGCGACGACGCCTTCGCGCTTCTCACCGGCATGCTGCTTGACCAGCAGGTGACCATGGAGTCCGCTTTCGCCGGACCCGAAAAGATCCGCACGCGCATCGGCTCCATCAGCCCTGCCGCCGTGGCCGAACATGACCCGGCAGGCTTCGTTGAGGTCTTCAAGGAACGCCCGGCTGTCCACCGCTTCCCCGGTTCCATGGCCGCCCGCGTCCAGGCGCTCGCCGAGGCCGTGCAGAGCGAGTGGGGCGGCGAGGCAACTGCCATCTGGACCCGGGAGGAACCCGACGGCAAGGAAGTCCTGCGCAGGCTGAAGGCACTGCCGGGATTCGGCGAGCAGAAGGCCAAGATCTTCCTGGCGCTGCTCGGTAAGCAGTGCGGGCTCCAAGCGCCGGGCTGGCGTGAGGCCGCGGGCCACTACGGCGAGGAGGGTTCCTACCTCTCGGTGGCGGACATCGTGGACCCGGAGTCGCTGACGAAGGTGCGCGCCAGCAAGCAGGCAGCCAAGGCCGCCGCAAAGGCAGCAAAAGCGCCGGCCGCCGACTAG
- a CDS encoding peptidase dimerization domain-containing protein, with the protein MSPSEAFNAGTAFARLAGEVQNVEELHRLSAVLTVGTIHAGGSPNAIPEEATVAGTIRTMTEPQRQMIHTRLRQVANGVATAHDCTVRLEIRRGEPILESDAELAAGIGRHLGAQGYEVREFRSYGSDDFAFYASAARAVMIFTGMPAASGNLHASTFAPDEQAVGRVATAMLTGYLVSAQVLAGGGREAGSQPIRNREAGPPQVRLG; encoded by the coding sequence ATGAGCCCGTCCGAAGCCTTCAATGCGGGTACAGCCTTTGCACGCCTGGCCGGCGAGGTGCAAAACGTCGAGGAGCTGCACAGGCTGTCCGCGGTACTCACGGTCGGGACCATTCATGCCGGCGGCAGCCCCAATGCAATCCCGGAAGAGGCAACGGTGGCGGGAACCATCCGCACCATGACGGAGCCGCAACGCCAGATGATCCACACCCGCCTGCGCCAGGTGGCAAACGGCGTCGCCACTGCCCACGACTGCACAGTGCGGCTCGAAATCCGGAGGGGTGAGCCGATACTGGAAAGCGACGCCGAACTTGCCGCCGGGATCGGGCGCCACCTTGGCGCCCAAGGGTACGAAGTACGTGAGTTCCGTTCGTATGGTTCGGATGATTTCGCGTTTTATGCCTCGGCGGCCCGCGCCGTGATGATCTTCACCGGGATGCCGGCGGCGAGCGGCAACCTGCACGCCAGCACATTCGCGCCCGATGAACAGGCGGTCGGCCGGGTGGCCACTGCCATGCTCACCGGCTACCTGGTGTCCGCCCAGGTGCTGGCCGGGGGAGGGCGTGAAGCAGGCAGCCAACCAATCAGGAATCGAGAAGCCGGGCCACCGCAAGTGAGATTAGGGTGA